The following are encoded together in the Oreochromis aureus strain Israel breed Guangdong linkage group 18, ZZ_aureus, whole genome shotgun sequence genome:
- the LOC116332853 gene encoding zona pellucida sperm-binding protein 3-like produces MDCYLHGLVSWCFIVFYSVCAFVESSRLVHSSESRATNSFSQGGTYGRIQPQFGAVKQKPSTELRERPRPVTVNCHPDAMEVVVQADMFDTGLQVDGGHLRLGSDSAGEECGAVPSGEAEFTIRAQLVDCGTKLSSTKEKLIYDNVLVFSPEPSTDGLLRLDGAAIPVECHYNKKYSVGGVSLHPTWVPLVATASAEDQIDFHLLLMTDDWTFQRGSYTYFLGDSIHFEVSAVIGNHMPLRVYVDHCVGTATPDADVALRYDFVEHGCLTDAYLTNSSSCFLPRTEEHTLRFQLDAFIFYQAPSNQVYITCHVKAVPATMTATSQNRACSLTENRWHSVDGNDEACRSCNIAHHVEETQSTQPPKTTMNAKARPTLSSLEGLVQNRPKHHPATYVRFRPRLHQRRHTKHEQSSAKLMKGGTDYVARRLQLGPLTVLPFSNHITSLADPKTVSNKTT; encoded by the exons ATGGACTGTTACCTGCACGGCCTCGTTTCTTGGTGCTTTATCGTTTTTTATTCCGTTTGCGCATTCGTAGAAAGCAGCCGGTTAGTTCACAGCAGCGAGTCAAGGGCGACAAACTCCTTCAGCCAGGGTGGGACATATGGCCGCATCCAGCCTCAGTTTGGTGCGGTAAAACAGAAACCGAGCACGGAGCTCCGGGAGCGCCCTCGACCGGTCACGGTAAATTGCCACCCGGATGCCATGGAGGTCGTGGTGCAGGCTGACATGTTTGACACAGGCCTACAGGTGGACGGCGGACATCTGAGACTGGGCTCAGATTCAGCGGGTGAGGAGTGCGGAGCAGTCCCATCGGGAGAGGCGGAGTTCACCATCCGGGCCCAGCTGGTGGATTGTGGGACAAAGCTCTCA TCCACAAAAGAGAAGCTTATCTATGACAATGTGCTCGTCTTCTCACCTGAGCCCTCAACTGATGGTTTGCTTAGACTGGATGGAGCTGCTATTCCAGTTGAATGTCATTACAATAA GAAGTATTCTGTAGGTGGCGTTTCCCTGCATCCCACCTGGGTTCCACTTGTTGCGACAGCTTCAGCAGAAGACCAGATAGACTTTCATCTGCTTCTCATGACAG ATGATTGGACGTTTCAGAGGGGGTCTTATACGTATTTCCTGGGTGACTCGATTCATTTTGAAGTCTCTGCTGTTATTGGTAACCACATGCCCCTGCGAGTGTACGTTGACCATTGTGTTGGCACAGCAACTCCTGATGCAGACGTAGCATTAAGATATGATTTTGTTGAGCATGG ATGTCTTACTGATGCTTACCTGACAAACTCCAGCTCGTGTTTTCTACCAAGAACTGAGGAACACACGCTGAGATTCCAGCTAGATGCCTTCATTTTTTACCAAGCACCCAGCAACCAG GTTTATATAACCTGCCATGTAAAGGCTGTTCCAGCCACAATGACTGCCACCTCACAAAACCGGGCCTGCTCTTTAACTGAGAACAG GTGGCATTCAGTCGACGGGAATGATGAGGCATGTAGGAGCTGTAATATTGCCCACCATGTTGAAGAAACTCAGTCCACCCAACCTCCTAAAACTACTATGAATGCCAAAGCAAGGCCCACCTTGTCTTCACTGGAAGGTTTAGTCCAGAACAGACCCAAACATCATCCAGCAACTTACGTCCGTTTCCGTCCAAGATTACACCAGCGCAGGCACACAAAACATGAGCAATCCTCTGCTAAATTAATGAAGGGAGGAACAGACTATGTAGCAC GGAGGCTCCAGCTGGGACCCTTAACTGTGCTGCCGTTCAGTAACCATATCACAAGTTTAGCAGACCCCAAAACAGTTTCAAACAAGACCACCTGA
- the otol1a gene encoding otolin-1-A — protein MPPFRAVVLTTLCMALMAMLAAGARTTRWPKPQSTKKPPRTGASGGGGGRYGRTTTTTPSPTSSMNTEETTDVMMDAYSLPSTDSTTYSIDTYPTEFHTDAIVPPGNTLSNFTLDYNECFFNFCECCPPEKGPVGPMGERGPPGPPGERGIPGLPGEKGETGPRGPPGPAGLPGANGLNGDIGEKGDPGPAGLPGTPGIPGKPGEKGDPGPKGEKGERGFPGLKGDPGERGEPGLNGTKGIPGPEGLMGPPGIPGSKGQKGEQGQPSECLPGEKGEKGDHGPPGLRGEMGPPGLNGADGAKGERGEPGPPGGKGDTGPRGLPGGRGLAGLRGEKGPRGPRGPRGPKGPPGESAVQVRSAFSVGLFPSRSFPPPGLPVKFDKVFYNGEGHWDPGLNKFNVTYPGVYLFSYHITVRNRPVRAALVVNGMRKLRTRDSLYGQDIDQASNLALLPLNEGDQVWLETLRDWNGVYSSSEDDSTFSGFLLYPDIKTQPELTNL, from the exons ATGCCACCCTTTCGGGCTGTTGTGCTGACCACTCTCTGCATGGCCCTCATGGCCATGCTGGCAGCTGGTGCCAGAACCACACGCTGGCCCAAACCCCAGAGCACCAAGAAGCCACCTCGAACTGGGGCCAGCGGTGGTGGAGGTGGACGATATGGACGAACCACGACAACGACCCCATCCCCTACAAGCAGCATGAACACTGAGGAAACAACTGACGTTATGATGGATGCATATTCCCTGCCCTCTACAGATAGCACGACATACTCCATTGACACATACCCCACTGAATTTCACACTGATGCCATAGTGCCCCCCGGGAACACCCTTTCAAACTTTACCCTTGACTACAACGAATGCTTCTTCAACTTCTGTGAGTGCTGCCCGCCAGAAAAAGGTCCCGTAGGGCCTATGGGAGAAAGAGGGCCACCGGGGCCACCAGGCGAGAGGGGCATTCCGG GGTTGCCAGGAGAGAAGGGAGAAACAGGGCCCAGAGGACCTCCAGGACCAGCAGGATTACCTGGAGCCAATGGACTCAATGGCGACATAG GTGAAAAAGGTGATCCAGGACCTGCAGGTCTACCTGGTACCCCTGGTATCCCAGGAAAACCTGGAGAAAAGG gtgatccaGGCCCTAAAGGAGAAAAAGGTGAACGTGGCTTCCCTGGTCTAAAAGGAGACCCAGGAGAAAGAGGAGAGCCTGGCCTGAATGGGACTAAAGGCATCCCTGGCCCAGAAGGGCTGATGGGTCCCCCAGGGATTCCTGGGTCAAAGGGTCAGAAAGGTGAACAAGGGCAGCCAAGTGAGTGTTTACCAGGTGAGAAAGGAGAGAAAGGTGATCATGGACCCCCAGGTCTAAGAGGTGAGATGGGCCCCCCAGGACTGAATGGAGCTGACGGTGCAAAGGGAGAAAGGGGGGAGCCAGGGCCTCCAGGAGGGAAGGGTGATACTGGACCTAGAGGCCTCCCAGGTGGGAGGGGACTGGCAGGGTTGAGGGGAGAGAAGGGACCTAGAGGTCCTCGTGGGCCTCGGGGTCCCAAAGGACCTCCAGGTGAGAGTGCCGTTCAGGTTCGATCTGCCTTCAGTGTAGGTTTGTTCCCCAGCCGCTCCTTCCCTCCACCGGGCCTGCCTGTGAAGTTTGATAAGGTGTTTTACAATGGGGAGGGACACTGGGACCCGGGACTCAATAAGTTCAACGTCACATACCCCGGGGTCTACCTATTCAGCTATCACATCACTGTGCGCAACCGGCCTGTGCGTGCTGCCCTGGTGGTTAATGGAATGCGGAAGCTACGGACAAGAGACTCTCTGTATGGCCAAGACATCGATCAGGCATCTAATCTCGCGCTGCTGCCGCTGAACGAAGGTGACCAGGTCTGGCTGGAGACACTGAGAGACTGGAATGGAGTTTACTCCAGCAGTGAAGATGACAGCACGTTCTCTGGCTTCTTGCTTTACCCAGACATAAAGACCCAACCTGAGCTGACAAACCTGTGA
- the LOC116332858 gene encoding interleukin-12 subunit alpha: MPLIKLYFTPALLLLVLTCPLWQVSQSVPLMAKEPMRESCVLYARTLLQNITDVLNQKTLFSGIDCMKQNMELYKNTSTPSACAPQGSACSEITTSGFDQSSCLTNIREDLKHYYKVLAAQPVGTLLFSLRELMENCFGIFPASDSTLREAAANLGTSFDQRLHLCKVLKGFQVRAITINRVIAYMTSDEYTK, from the exons ATGCCCCTCATCAAGCTCT acttCACTCCTGCACTGCTGCTCCTAGTGCTCActtgtcctttatggcaggtcAGCCAATCTGTGCcactgatggcaaaagaaccaatgCGAGAGTCCTGTGTATTATACGCAAGAACACTGCTCCAGAACATCACGGATGTACTCAACCAG AAAACCTTGTTTAGTGGAATTGACTGCATGAAGCAGAACATGGAGCTGTACAAGAACACCAGCACACCATCAGCGTGTGCACCACAG GGATCGGCATGCTCAGAAATCACTACATCAGGATTTGATCAG AGCTCATGTTTGACAAACATTCGTGAGGATCTGAAGCACTACTACAAAGTTCTCGCAGCGCAGCCTGTTGGTACTCTTCTGTTCAGTCTCAGAGAACTCATGGAG AACTGCTTTGGAATATTTCCGGCATCAGACTCGACCTTAAGGGAG gCTGCTGCAAACCTCGGAACCTCCTTCGACCAAAGACTTCACCTCTGCAAAGTGCTGAAGGGCTTCCAGGTCCGTGCCATCACAATAAACCGAGTGATTGCGTACATGACCTCCGATGAATACACTAAATGA
- the ppm1la gene encoding protein phosphatase 1L codes for MIGDTMTLLSLLGRIMRYFLLRPETLFLLCISLALWSYFFHTDEVKTIVKSSRDAVKMVKGKVAEMMQNDRLGGLSVLDAEFSKTWEFKNNNVAVYSIQGRRDHMEDRFEVLTDITNKSHPSIFGIFDGHGGEAAADYVKAHLPESLKQQLQAFEREKRESALSYASILEQRILAVDRDMLDKLSANHDEAGTTCLIALLSDRELTVANVGDSRGVLCDKDGNAVALSHDHKPYQLKERKRIKRAGGFISFNGSWRVQGILAMSRSLGDYPLKNLNVVIPDPDIMTFDLDKLQPEFMILASDGLWDAFSNEEAVRFVRERLDEPHFGAKSIVLQSFYRGCPDNITVMVVKFKSGAGGNSKAGE; via the exons ATGATAGGAGACACAATGACGCTCTTGTCTCTTTTGGGTCGGATCATGCGTTATTTTCTCCTCAGGCCGGAGACGTTGTTTCTGTTATGCATAAGCCTGGCGCTGTGGAGTTATTTCTTCCACACGGACGAAGTCAAGACCATCGTCAAGTCCAGCCGGGATGCGGTGAAGATGGTGAAGGGGAAAGTGGCGGAGATGATGCAGAATGACCGGCTGGGAGGCCTCAGTGTCCTGGATGCAGAGTTCTCCAAAACCTGGGAGTTCAAGAATAACAACGTAGCCGTGTACTCCATACAAGGGAGGAGAGACCACATGGAGGACCGCTTCGAGGTGCTCACCGACATCACCAACAAGAGCCACCCGTCCATATTCGGGATATTTGATGGTCATGGTGGCGAG GCTGCAGCTGACTATGTGAAGGCCCACCTGCCCGAGTCCCTGAAGCAGCAGCTGCAGGcctttgagagagagaaaagagagagcgCTCTCTCGTACGCCAGCATTCTCGAGCAGCGCATCCTGGCTGTGGATCGTGACATGCTGGATAAGCTATCTGCAAACCACGATGAAGCAG GAACGACATGTCTGATAGCGCTGCTGTCAGATAGAGAGCTCACAGTGGCCAATGTCGGAGACTCGCGTGGTGTGTTGTGTGACAAAGATGGGAATGCTGTCGCCCTATCACATGACCACAAGCCGTATCAGCTTAAAGAGCGCAAGAGGATCAAGAGGGCAG GAGGCTTCATCAGTTTTAATGGATCGTGGAGAGTCCAGGGAATCCTCGCTATGTCCCGCTCCCTCGGGGATTACCCACTGAAGAACCTTAACGTAGTCATTCCCGACCCCGACataatgacctttgacctggaCAAACTGCAGCCAGAGTTTATGATCCTGGCCTCTGATGGCCTGTGGGATGCCTTCAGTAACGAGGAGGCAGTGCGCTTTGTCCGCGAGCGCCTGGATGAGCCTCACTTTGGTGCCAAGAGCATCGTCCTACAGTCTTTCTATCGTGGCTGCCCTGACAACATCACCGTCATGGTAGTGAAGTTTAAAAGTGGAGCAGGGGGGAACAGCAAGGCAGGGGAGTAG
- the arl14 gene encoding ADP-ribosylation factor-like protein 14, translating into MGSWVSKPQVQVLLLGLDNAGKSTLLYKLKHNTCVSTVPTIGFNVEMLEARKNRKKISITIWDVGGQGKMRDHWPNFYQNAGAVVFVVDSADQERLNEAQRELERTLRNDELRGRPLILLANKQDVDGALNVTEMKDRFNMRKICQERDCFVQPCSASTGFGVEEAFKRVVQVVKLSSEPGAVKDNIRDTVHYLRTNSKQ; encoded by the coding sequence ATGGGATCATGGGTTTCCAAACCTCAAGTGCAAGTTCTTCTGTTGGGTCTGGACAACGCTGGAAAATCGACTCTCCTCTACAAACTGAAGCACAACACTTGTGTCAGCACCGTCCCTACTATCGGCTTCAACGTGGAAATGCTCGAGGCCAgaaagaacaggaaaaaaatttcTATAACGATCTGGGATGTCGGCGGTCAAGGGAAGATGCGCGACCACTGGCCGAATTTCTACCAGAACGCTGGAGCTGTCGTGTTCGTCGTGGACAGCGCCGACCAGGAGCGCCTGAACGAGGCGCAAAGGGAGCTGGAAAGAACTCTGAGAAATGATGAGCTCCGGGGCCGTCCGCTGATTCTTCTCGCCAACAAACAGGACGTCGACGGCGCGCTGAATGTCACTGAAATGAAGGACAGATTCAATATGAGAAAGATCTGCCAGGAGCGGGATTGTTTCGTTCAGCCATGCTCTGCGTCGACGGGATTTGGAGTTGAGGAGGCCTTTAAACGAGTGGTCCAAGTGGTCAAACTCTCGTCAGAGCCCGGTGCAGTGAAAGACAATATCAGGGATACAGTGCACTAcctcagaacaaacagcaaacaataa